From a region of the Paenibacillus lutimineralis genome:
- a CDS encoding ROK family glucokinase, with product MSEKIYIGVDLGGTAIKVGICNEEGQLLHTYEGPTEVDKGPETIVDNIERYVRLVVEQSPFNWEQVAGVGAGVAGFTNVREGIIIFAPNVGLKDFHIRQILEERLDKPVKIDNDANVAALGEAWGGAGKGIDNCVCYTLGTGVGGGIIIDGKIYQGFSGLAGELGHMSVVPDLEAIQCGCGKMGCLETVSSATGIIRMANDAVARGDRTELALVENITAKDVFDAAKVGDEVALRIVNRAAFYLGKSLAAVAVVLNPEVFIIGGGVSKAGDILFNEVRSVFAQFTPEPVQAGLRIEPATLGNDAGMVGAAGLFLRS from the coding sequence ATGTCTGAAAAAATCTACATTGGCGTAGACCTGGGCGGAACGGCGATTAAAGTCGGAATTTGTAATGAAGAAGGACAGCTTCTGCATACGTATGAGGGACCGACTGAAGTGGATAAGGGCCCGGAGACGATTGTAGATAATATCGAGCGTTATGTGCGTCTCGTTGTAGAGCAATCTCCATTCAATTGGGAGCAGGTAGCAGGTGTTGGTGCTGGTGTAGCTGGCTTTACCAATGTACGCGAAGGTATCATCATTTTTGCGCCGAATGTAGGTTTGAAAGACTTCCATATTCGCCAAATATTAGAGGAGCGTCTGGACAAGCCTGTTAAAATAGACAACGATGCTAACGTAGCGGCTCTCGGCGAAGCTTGGGGCGGCGCTGGCAAAGGAATTGATAACTGTGTATGCTATACGCTCGGTACGGGCGTTGGCGGCGGCATTATTATCGATGGTAAAATCTATCAAGGTTTCTCCGGCTTGGCTGGGGAGCTTGGCCATATGTCCGTAGTTCCAGATCTGGAAGCGATTCAGTGCGGCTGCGGCAAGATGGGCTGTCTGGAGACGGTCTCTTCGGCGACCGGTATTATCCGTATGGCCAATGATGCAGTAGCTCGTGGCGATCGTACAGAACTGGCGCTAGTTGAGAACATCACGGCGAAGGATGTATTTGATGCAGCTAAGGTTGGTGATGAGGTTGCCTTGCGAATTGTTAATCGCGCAGCATTCTATCTTGGCAAATCTCTTGCAGCTGTAGCTGTAGTGCTTAATCCGGAAGTATTTATTATCGGTGGCGGGGTATCGAAAGCCGGAGATATTCTGTTTAATGAAGTTCGCAGTGTATTCGCACAGTTTACACCGGAGCCGGTACAGGCTGGACTAAGAATTGAACCTGCTACACTTGGCAATGATGCGGGTATGGTCGGCGCAGCCGGTCTATTTCTCCGTTCATAA
- the rapZ gene encoding RNase adapter RapZ: protein MSDKEGASVANLVIITGMSGAGKSLAVRSLEDLGFFCVDNLPPVLIPKFAELIEQSKGKIAKVALVIDLRGREFFTALSESLAYIKEHFTMNSEILFLDATDSVLVQRYKESRRRHPLAPEGMPLDGIRLERKMLDELKVSATQVIDTSNMKPSQLKEKIISRFSHSEGGSLSVNVTSFGFKYGIPIDADLVFDVRFLPNPHYIEQLRPHTGQDDDVYEYVMKWPETQAFLTKLLDMLHFLLPQYRKEGKSQVIIGIGCTGGKHRSVAIAEYLGRMLGASETETVRVSHRDAGRDRQ from the coding sequence ATGTCGGATAAAGAAGGAGCTTCCGTTGCCAATCTTGTAATCATCACTGGCATGTCGGGGGCAGGAAAGTCACTTGCTGTCCGTAGTCTGGAGGATCTAGGTTTCTTCTGTGTGGACAATTTACCTCCAGTATTAATTCCCAAATTTGCTGAATTGATTGAACAATCCAAAGGTAAGATCGCCAAGGTCGCGCTTGTGATCGATTTGCGCGGCCGGGAGTTTTTCACGGCATTATCGGAGTCGCTTGCATATATCAAGGAGCATTTCACAATGAACAGCGAGATTCTGTTCCTGGATGCAACGGATTCGGTGCTTGTACAGAGGTACAAGGAGAGCCGGCGGCGTCACCCGCTTGCTCCAGAAGGTATGCCGCTTGACGGTATCCGGCTTGAGCGTAAGATGCTTGATGAGTTGAAGGTATCGGCGACCCAAGTCATCGATACTAGTAATATGAAGCCTTCGCAATTGAAGGAGAAGATTATCTCTAGATTCTCACATTCGGAGGGCGGCAGTCTATCGGTGAACGTGACCTCATTCGGGTTCAAATACGGGATACCGATCGATGCCGATCTTGTGTTTGATGTTCGCTTCTTACCTAACCCTCATTACATTGAGCAACTTCGTCCGCACACGGGACAAGATGATGATGTATATGAATATGTTATGAAGTGGCCGGAGACGCAAGCTTTCTTAACGAAACTGCTAGACATGCTGCATTTCTTGCTGCCTCAGTATCGTAAAGAGGGAAAGAGTCAGGTGATTATCGGGATTGGCTGTACCGGGGGCAAGCATCGGTCCGTAGCAATAGCCGAGTATCTAGGCCGTATGCTCGGGGCGAGTGAGACAGAGACGGTTCGTGTCAGCCATCGCGATGCAGGCAGGGACCGACAGTAA
- a CDS encoding gluconeogenesis factor YvcK family protein, translating into MGGGTGLSVMLRGLKHKPIDITAIVTVADDGGSSGILRNELHMPPPGDIRNVLTALADVEPLLSDMLNYRFSSGSGLAGHSLGNLILAAITDISGDFVTAVRELSRVFAVRGRVLPAADQAVILHAEMEDGAIVTGESKIPEAGGKIKRIFLEPEIVEPLPEAVEAIQDADAILIGPGSLYTSIIPNLLVPKLAEAVLENKNAIKIFVCNVMTQPGETDDYTVSDHLKAVYEHVGHHLFDYVIVNDGEIPTQVQDYYAEKGAKPVQIDWDVVTSRGYKVIADTLVMFRRYLRHDADKLSHHIYQLVQDWITRKG; encoded by the coding sequence ATGGGCGGGGGAACTGGCCTATCTGTCATGCTCCGCGGATTAAAGCACAAACCTATAGATATAACAGCGATTGTTACTGTCGCCGACGATGGGGGCAGCTCAGGTATTTTACGGAACGAGCTGCATATGCCCCCTCCAGGTGATATTCGCAACGTATTAACTGCGCTGGCGGATGTAGAGCCACTGCTGTCTGATATGTTGAATTATCGCTTCTCATCAGGTTCCGGACTTGCAGGACACAGTTTGGGAAATCTTATTCTTGCTGCCATCACGGACATCTCGGGTGATTTCGTGACGGCGGTACGTGAGCTTAGCCGCGTATTTGCCGTCCGTGGACGGGTGCTTCCGGCTGCGGACCAAGCGGTTATTCTACATGCGGAGATGGAAGATGGTGCGATTGTTACTGGGGAATCGAAAATCCCTGAAGCGGGAGGCAAGATCAAACGGATCTTCCTGGAGCCAGAGATCGTTGAGCCTCTGCCGGAGGCTGTAGAGGCGATTCAGGATGCCGATGCGATATTGATCGGCCCGGGTAGCTTGTATACGAGTATCATTCCGAATCTGCTCGTACCCAAGCTGGCTGAGGCGGTTCTGGAGAACAAGAACGCAATCAAGATCTTTGTCTGTAACGTGATGACCCAGCCAGGCGAGACGGATGACTATACGGTCAGCGATCATTTGAAGGCCGTATATGAGCATGTCGGACATCATCTGTTCGATTATGTCATCGTCAATGACGGCGAGATCCCTACACAGGTGCAGGACTATTATGCCGAGAAGGGCGCCAAGCCGGTTCAGATCGACTGGGATGTCGTAACGAGCCGCGGCTATAAGGTGATTGCTGATACGCTAGTGATGTTCCGCAGATATTTAAGGCATGATGCGGACAAACTAAGCCATCATATATATCAGCTTGTACAGGACTGGATTACACGAAAGGGGTGA
- the whiA gene encoding DNA-binding protein WhiA — protein MSFAAQTKKELTLVEAEPCCEKAELSALIRMNGSVQVSNKKVVLDISTENAAIARRIYSLLKKHFQIHTELLVRKKMRLKKNNVYIVRIPVRVEEILKELHIVSEGFIFTDGINTELTRKNCCKRAYLRGAFMAGGSVNNPEGSSYHLEIASMYEEHCRALVDLANEFHLNARCIERKKGFIFYIKEGEKIIELLNIIGAHQALFKFEDVRIMRDMRNSVNRIVNCETANLNKTIGAAVRQIDNIKLLEREVGLENLPDKLREVAEVRLAHPDMNLKEVGELLKGTVSKSGVNHRLRKIDEMAEKIRNA, from the coding sequence TTGTCGTTTGCGGCGCAAACCAAAAAAGAATTAACCTTGGTCGAGGCGGAACCCTGCTGCGAGAAGGCTGAGTTATCCGCCCTGATTCGCATGAACGGTTCAGTTCAAGTTTCGAATAAAAAGGTTGTTTTGGATATCTCTACGGAAAACGCCGCGATTGCTAGGCGAATATATTCCTTGTTGAAGAAGCACTTCCAGATCCATACGGAGCTGCTTGTCCGCAAGAAGATGCGGTTGAAGAAGAACAATGTGTACATTGTACGTATTCCAGTTCGAGTCGAAGAGATTTTGAAGGAACTGCACATCGTATCTGAGGGTTTTATTTTTACAGATGGGATTAATACGGAGCTTACTCGGAAAAACTGTTGTAAGAGAGCTTACTTACGAGGCGCTTTCATGGCAGGCGGATCGGTGAACAACCCGGAAGGCTCCTCCTATCACTTGGAGATTGCTTCAATGTATGAAGAGCACTGCCGGGCGCTTGTCGATTTGGCCAATGAATTCCATCTGAACGCTCGCTGCATTGAGCGTAAGAAGGGCTTCATCTTCTACATCAAGGAAGGCGAGAAGATTATTGAACTGTTGAATATTATCGGTGCGCATCAAGCGTTATTCAAGTTCGAAGATGTACGAATTATGCGAGATATGCGTAATTCGGTCAACCGAATCGTCAACTGCGAGACGGCGAATCTGAACAAGACGATTGGGGCAGCGGTAAGACAGATCGATAATATCAAGCTGTTGGAGCGGGAGGTCGGTCTGGAGAATCTGCCGGACAAGCTGCGTGAGGTAGCTGAGGTACGGCTAGCCCACCCAGATATGAATTTGAAGGAAGTCGGTGAATTGCTCAAAGGAACAGTTAGTAAATCCGGCGTAAATCACCGTCTGCGCAAAATTGATGAGATGGCGGAAAAAATTCGCAACGCCTGA
- a CDS encoding HPr family phosphocarrier protein — MIKNPVVVKLKTGLHARPAALFVQEANKYSSEIFVEKDDKKVNAKSIMGIMSLAISTGTEIYISAEGADAEQAANALINLVSKEELENQ, encoded by the coding sequence ATGATCAAGAACCCAGTTGTTGTAAAATTGAAGACTGGTCTGCACGCCCGTCCAGCGGCGTTGTTCGTTCAGGAAGCGAATAAATATTCTTCTGAAATCTTCGTTGAAAAAGACGATAAAAAAGTGAATGCTAAAAGTATCATGGGCATTATGAGTCTCGCGATCAGTACCGGTACGGAAATCTACATCAGTGCTGAAGGTGCGGACGCCGAACAGGCTGCAAACGCTTTAATCAACCTGGTTAGCAAGGAAGAATTGGAGAACCAATAA